From Borrelia sp. RT5S, the proteins below share one genomic window:
- a CDS encoding BMP family protein: MKLFKNICFVFLFLFVSCVKSEESSFLSFGGKVTMGIVAASDFKDKGYFQGALEGAMKVRDEFGINLITKVLTPYPVKGKELMTKKEAEAADICSLQREGANFIWLIGSRYSENLVRLSYENPNVFYGIVDPIDYGSLGIRVPRNGLSVKFRHQEGAFLAGYVAAKMSRRGKVGYLGLPLIEHFEDFLVGFRAGAFYANPRVRVVVKRLFSFYDTTNGKFVAKHMYVNDGVDVIFPVAGVASLGVFEAAKELGAGRYAIGVDKDQSYLAPENIIASVIKDVGKAIYNLSVDAMKNKDFRGGRVVEQGLKEGVIDIVKDPSILGDTLVEDLFKLQNDIIERELIVPSTKHEFDLFKSKL; the protein is encoded by the coding sequence GTGAAGTTGTTTAAAAATATATGTTTTGTTTTTCTTTTCTTATTTGTATCTTGTGTTAAATCAGAAGAATCTTCTTTTTTGTCCTTTGGTGGGAAAGTTACTATGGGAATTGTGGCTGCGTCGGACTTTAAAGATAAGGGATATTTTCAAGGTGCTCTTGAGGGAGCCATGAAGGTAAGAGATGAGTTTGGAATAAATCTTATAACAAAGGTGCTAACGCCTTACCCTGTTAAGGGAAAAGAACTTATGACAAAAAAAGAGGCTGAGGCAGCAGATATATGTTCCTTACAGAGGGAGGGAGCCAATTTTATTTGGTTAATCGGTTCTCGTTATTCAGAGAATTTGGTGAGATTGTCTTATGAAAATCCTAATGTTTTTTATGGAATTGTAGATCCTATTGATTATGGCTCTCTTGGTATTAGGGTGCCTAGAAATGGCTTGAGTGTTAAGTTTAGACATCAAGAGGGAGCGTTTTTAGCTGGTTATGTCGCGGCTAAGATGAGTAGGCGTGGTAAAGTTGGGTACCTAGGTTTGCCTCTCATTGAGCATTTTGAGGATTTTTTAGTTGGATTTCGGGCAGGGGCTTTTTATGCAAACCCTAGGGTGAGGGTGGTTGTAAAGAGACTTTTCAGTTTCTATGACACAACCAACGGCAAGTTTGTTGCCAAGCATATGTATGTTAATGATGGTGTTGATGTTATTTTTCCTGTAGCGGGGGTTGCTTCTCTTGGTGTTTTTGAAGCGGCAAAGGAGCTTGGGGCGGGCCGTTATGCAATTGGGGTTGATAAAGATCAGTCATACCTTGCCCCTGAGAACATTATTGCTTCTGTAATTAAAGACGTGGGAAAGGCAATATATAATCTTTCAGTAGATGCCATGAAGAACAAGGACTTTAGAGGAGGACGTGTTGTTGAGCAGGGGCTGAAGGAAGGAGTTATTGATATTGTTAAAGATCCTAGTATTCTTGGTGATACTTTGGTTGAAGACCTTTTTAAACTTCAGAATGACATAATTGAAAGGGAACTTATTGTTCCTTCTACCAAGCATGAGTTTGATTTATTTAAATCAAAATTATAA
- a CDS encoding BMP family protein, translating to MLRKVILLFLCLGCSNPQNEAGIPGTISVIVDGIFDDKGFNESSSKAMKQLEREFGVNIIEKESKVSDYLGDIGGLEDGGSSLIWGLGFKFTDVFLQKARENANVNYAIVEGSYAEDVQLPKNLMNVSFRSEEGAFLVGYIAAKASQTGKIGFLGGIEGEVINSFRFGYEAGAKYANSEINMNAQYVGTFTDLSLGRSMASKMYSDGVDIIFTAAGLSGLGAIEVAKEMGEGYFVIGVDQDQAYLAPDNILLSYVKRVDVVMFDITRSYLDIGKWNGGDRLEFGLKDGALDLIFNKLINLNLEEGYESLLKVKNKIINNEIKVPRDESAYNIFISKLVS from the coding sequence ATGTTAAGAAAAGTTATTTTACTTTTTTTGTGTTTAGGATGTTCGAATCCGCAAAATGAAGCTGGGATCCCTGGAACTATTTCTGTAATAGTCGATGGTATTTTTGATGATAAAGGCTTTAATGAGAGTTCTTCTAAGGCAATGAAGCAACTTGAAAGAGAGTTTGGGGTAAATATAATTGAGAAAGAATCTAAGGTTTCTGATTATTTGGGAGATATTGGTGGTTTGGAGGATGGTGGGTCTAGTTTAATATGGGGGCTTGGTTTTAAATTTACGGATGTTTTTTTACAAAAAGCTAGAGAGAATGCTAATGTTAATTATGCAATCGTAGAAGGTTCGTATGCAGAAGATGTCCAGTTGCCTAAAAATTTAATGAATGTGAGTTTTAGATCAGAGGAAGGAGCCTTTTTGGTAGGTTATATAGCAGCTAAGGCATCTCAGACAGGAAAGATTGGATTTTTAGGAGGAATTGAGGGAGAAGTAATTAATTCATTTAGGTTTGGGTATGAGGCAGGGGCTAAATATGCGAATAGTGAGATTAATATGAATGCGCAATATGTGGGAACATTCACTGATCTTTCATTAGGGCGATCAATGGCGAGCAAGATGTACAGTGATGGGGTTGATATAATATTTACAGCAGCAGGATTGTCAGGCCTAGGAGCTATTGAGGTAGCAAAGGAAATGGGAGAAGGATATTTTGTGATTGGAGTTGACCAAGATCAGGCATACCTTGCACCAGATAACATACTTTTGTCATATGTTAAAAGAGTTGATGTAGTAATGTTTGATATAACAAGATCTTATTTGGATATTGGTAAGTGGAACGGCGGTGACAGGTTAGAGTTTGGACTTAAGGATGGAGCTCTTGATTTAATCTTTAATAAGTTGATAAATCTAAATTTGGAAGAGGGTTATGAGAGTTTATTGAAAGTTAAGAACAAAATAATTAACAATGAAATTAAGGTTCCCAGAGATGAATCAGCTTATAATATTTTTATTTCAAAATTAGTTTCATGA
- the rpsL gene encoding 30S ribosomal protein S12 — protein MPTINQLIRKPRKTQGEKTASPALQNCPQRRGICTRVMTVTPKKPNSALRKVARVRLSNGFEVTAYIPGVGHNLQEHSVVLIRGGRVKDLPGVRYHIIRGAKDTLGVNNRKKGRSKYGTKRPKA, from the coding sequence ATGCCTACAATCAATCAGCTAATAAGGAAGCCAAGGAAGACCCAGGGGGAGAAGACTGCGTCTCCTGCGCTGCAGAATTGTCCTCAGAGGAGAGGTATTTGTACTCGTGTTATGACGGTTACGCCTAAGAAGCCTAATTCGGCTTTAAGAAAAGTGGCTCGTGTTAGACTTTCGAATGGGTTTGAGGTGACGGCTTATATTCCGGGTGTTGGGCATAATTTACAGGAGCATTCCGTTGTTCTTATTAGGGGCGGAAGAGTTAAGGATTTGCCGGGTGTTAGGTATCATATTATTAGGGGAGCTAAGGATACTTTGGGTGTTAATAATCGTAAGAAAGGTCGCTCTAAGTATGGCACTAAGAGGCCTAAGGCTTAG
- the rpsG gene encoding 30S ribosomal protein S7 encodes MSRKSRKIKKKVFVDARYGSRVVAKFVNRMMYDGKKSVSEAIIYGSIDMLAERLEESDKVTAFVKALDNIKPLVEVRSRRVGGATYQVPVEVREERREALAMKWIIASARKSSGRSMQEKLASELVNSYNSTGAAFKKKEDTHRMAEANRAFTHYRW; translated from the coding sequence ATGTCGAGAAAGAGTAGAAAAATTAAGAAAAAAGTTTTTGTGGACGCTAGGTATGGTTCTAGGGTTGTTGCTAAGTTTGTTAACAGAATGATGTATGATGGGAAGAAGTCGGTAAGTGAGGCTATAATTTATGGTTCTATTGACATGCTTGCGGAAAGGCTTGAGGAGAGCGATAAGGTTACTGCTTTTGTTAAGGCTTTGGATAACATTAAGCCTTTGGTGGAGGTTAGAAGTAGGAGAGTTGGTGGGGCTACTTATCAGGTACCTGTTGAGGTTCGGGAGGAGAGGCGTGAAGCTTTGGCTATGAAGTGGATAATTGCTTCTGCTAGGAAGTCTAGTGGGAGGTCGATGCAGGAGAAGTTGGCTAGTGAACTTGTGAATTCTTACAATTCTACGGGGGCTGCTTTTAAGAAGAAGGAAGATACTCATAGGATGGCAGAGGCAAATAGAGCTTTTACACATTATAGATGGTAA